CAGACCCGCAAGCCCCGGGACGTGACGACTCAGGAGCTGGCGCGAGATCCAAAGGATGCCGCTCTGGAGATGGCCCAGCGTTGGGCGAGCTACGACTTCACCGGCGCGCAGGAGCTTGCGGGCGGGGAGCTCGCCAAGCAGCTCGAAGCCGCGCACCTCGAGTGTGCGAAGGACGAGAAGGGCTGTGAAAAGAAGAAGCAGGACGCCGAAGGCAAGGTCCTGGCCACGGCGGTGCTGCTGAGCCGCGAGGGCAGCAAGGCCAAGGTCCGCGTCACCACCAGCGGCGGTGCCACCGGTGACAAGACTGCCGTCTACGAGGTCGAGCAGTCCGGCTCCGTGTGGAAGGTCACCAGCGAAGCCGGAAAGTAAGCCCAATCACCGGGTTTCGAAGCGCGCGTCCCGGAGCTGCGCGACGCGGTCCAGCTGCTTGGGGGCCTTGGGGTTTGCGGCCCAGGCACGCACGACGCGACCTTGCTGGTGGTCGTCCGCCACCAGCTCGGCGTATTCCCCGGGCCGAAGCTGCGACGCTTCGGGGCTCGGCAGCAGCACGGTGGTGGTGGCCGTGACCTGGTTCGGATCGGCCTCGCACGTCGTCTCGAACTCCAGCGTGGCGAAGTTCTCCTCGAAGTGGACGTCGGCGACGCGGCCGGTCTCGGCGCACAGCTGAAGGCCCGCCGCGGGAGCCAGGACGACGCGAGTCCGTCCTTCGCCTCCGGGGGCGATTTCCGCGAGCAATCCGCCCCGGCGCTTGATCGCCGAGCCGGTGTCGAAGCCGTCCACGGTGGAGGTGAGATCCGGTCTCACGTCGGGCTGGAGGTACTCCGCCACGGGCTCGATCTGAAGCGGCGTGGTGTAGCCGAAACGCTCCTTCAACGTGCGTGCGTCCATGCCGGCGTTCTGGGCGCTCACGTACTGTTCTCGGATGCGATGTTCTTCCACCTGCGACTGATACACCGCCGTGCCCGCTTCCACGCTGAACCAACGTCGGCCCGCCGCCTTCTCCATGAGCAACGCGTTCTCGGCGCGCGCGTCCAGAGCGTTGCCGGCCGCAGCGTGGAGCAGGACCAACTGGCGGGTGACCTCGACGACGTAGGGATCGAATCGACAGCCGTCGTCCTGGCACTGGCTCACGTACTTCGCGCGCAACGCGGAGAGGCCGTCGACCAGGTCCTTCGGTGCCTCGCCGGCCTTTCGGGCGGCGTCCACCTTTTCTTCCAGGGTATCGAGGGCCTGGTACTGCTCGGAGTACTTCGCGAAGTACTCCTTGCGATTGCGCACCGCCTCCGCGAAGGACTCCAAGTAGATGTGCTTCCGGCGCGCGTCCAAGCGACTGGCCGCCGCGGCGACGGCGTCTTTCGCATCCGAAGCCTTGTTGGCGAAGACCGCACGGGCGGGCTCTGAAAGCTCGATGCCCCGCAGGCGCTCTCCGAGCGCCGTGCGATCGAAGATGCCTGCGTAGTAGTTGCCGATGGCGATGGCCATCGGGTCATTCCCGCAGTGCTGGGCGCACTCCACCAGGTTCAGGGCGACGTCGAGCGAGTCGGGACGGCGATCCTCGAAGCTCTGGTGACGTCGCAACATGGCGGCCAGGCTGGTGGACTCGTCTGGAACCTCCGAAAGGTTGTCGCAGGTGTGCATCAGCACGCTGTCGACTTCGGTCTCCTTGCGCCACGTGCGCTTGTGGCACTCCGCGCTGTCGTAGTGCGTGCGCCCGCGCTGCTTGGGAGGAGCGAGCTTGACGATGCCGCACGCCGAGAGAAAGAGCGTACCAGCGACGAGGGTTGTCCACCTGCGTTTCATCGGAGGGCCGAGCGTCCTGCCGAACCGCAGAAGATGCAAGCAGGGCTACTTCAGCGGGCCGATGTACGATTTTGCCGCCACGACGTTGTCGTACCACTTCGTCGCCTTCCCGTTCGGGTTCGATCCGATGTGGAACGACAGGCCGAAGCGGTCGATCTTCAGCGCCGCCACGTCCCTGAGGCGCAGGTTGCCGAAGTCCGCCACCAGCTTGCCGTCGAGCCAGATGGCGATGCGGCCATCCTTCTGCCCCGGCGTGTTCGCCCGCACCATGTACTCGTAGCAGTACCACTTGCCGAGCTCGGGGATGATGTCCGGACGGCTCACGAAATCGGCGCCGAAGTCGAAGGGCTCGCTGGAATTGGGAAGCACCATGCCGGTGGGGAAGAAGTGGTCTCCCCACTGACTGCGTTGCTCCGGGTGGTACACGTACACGTTGAGATCGCCCGGGGACGGCGTGGCGGCTTCGCCGCGCCAGCTCTCCAGGTTCACCAGGAATTTGTTGGTGCCGTCCGCGGGTACGCCGGGCGTTGCCTGTCCGTTCACGAAATAGTGCGCCGAGACGCTGGCGCCATTGTGGCTCGAGCCGACGACGTCGAAGGGCGGATCGAACTTCGAGTAGTAGCGCAGGAACAGCGCGTCCTGTTCCGGGCTCACGAGCTTGTCCGTGGCATCGCTGAGCTCCGCGTTCTGCTGCGGCAAGCTGAGCTCCAGCGCTTGCTGGCCAGCGTACACGTTCGGCGCGTCCGTCGTCAGGGCCACGTATTGATTCTGATACACCGCGTCCCAGCGGCTGTTCAGATCCGAAGCCTTTGCGTAGCTCTCGAAGTCGTCGGCGAAGATCACGTCGGGATCGGTCTCGATCCCTTGATCCCCAGGGTGCTGTGCGGCGATGCCGTTGTCTCCTTCGGGCAGCCCGCCACTGCCGCTGCCGCTGCTGCCGCCCGTGCTCGTTCCCGCTTGACCGCCGCTGCTCGTGCCTCCAGAGCCGCCGCCCGTCCCTCCGCTGCCGCCGCCGCCGCTACCCCCGACGCTCACGCCGCCGCTGCCGCCGCCCGCGGCACCGGAGCTCCCGTCGGAGCCGCAGCCTCCCGTCAACAGCAACAGCGCGATGACACCCCATTCCCGCATCGGACACCTCGCCTACGAGTGTAGCGCTTCCTGTTGGTTCGACGCGAACCCCATCGCGGGCCGCGGGTGGGCTCGCGGCGGACCGACAAACAAAAGGCGGTGGGTTAGAGGCGGGCGGCGCCGACGTCTTCGAGCCAGTCTTCGAGCTCGGAGGAGCGTGGTGCGCCGGCCGACACGTGGCGCACGCGGCCTTCGCCGTCGATCAGGATCAAGGTGGGCAGCACCGTGATGCCGTACGCCTTGGAGAAGCGGCCGTCGTCGAGGGCCACGTCGTAGGCGAGGTTCCACTGATCTTTGGCGCTCTTCGCCGCGATGGCGTCTTGATCCACGCTGACGCCGATGAAGCGCACGGGGTTCTTGCGCGGCGCGCGGGCGGCGTCGGAGAGCATGGGAGCGGTGCGACGACACACGCCACACCAGGAGGCGAACACCTCCACCACGACGGGGGTGCCCTTTTGGTCGGCGAGGCGAAAGCGTTCGCGATTGCCGGCGACGACGGGCAGATCGAAGGCTTCGGCTTGGGTGCCCGTCTTGGGGCCGGAGCGGCCGCGGGAGATGAACAGCGCGGCGCCCAAGGCCAAGACCAGGAGCAGGGCGTAGCGCAGGAAACGGCCGCTGCCTTCTTCGCGGCGCTCTCTTACGGTGCCAGCCATTTTCGTCCTACCAGAAAGCCGGCCAGCACCAAGAGCAGCACGGCGACGCCGTGACCGATCCACAGGTGCCAGGTTTCACCGCTGGGGCAGGCGACGCCAATGGCCGCGGCGCCGGCGAGGCCGCCGACGAGCCCGGCGAGCGCGCCGGAGAGCCCGGGGGTGAGGGGATCCGTTCCACGCCACACGAACAACGTGCCGCCCGCCGCGATGGCGCCGAAGAGCAGTGCGTGCAGGCCGCAGCCGACGGCGCCGCCGGCGTGGTGACCATGGAAGAACTCGCCCAGCGGCAAGCGTGTGCTGGCGGCCAAGGCGAGGTAGGCGAGGAACAGCACCGGTACGGCCACCGCCACGATCAGGCGGAAGCTTCGCGAGACGCGCTTGCCCGGGGGCCGCGCCAGGCCAACGCCGAGCACGGCGGCCTGCACCAGACCCCAACCGGCGGCGCCGAACAGAGCGGCCCGGAGCGCGCCGTCGGGACGCGAGCGACCCGCGCTCAGATACGTGAGCACGCCGACCACGAGCGCGGAGAGTAGCACCGAGAGCAAGACGCGTTGGGTTGCGGTCAGCCCGCGCCGCGCCTTCAGGTTTTGTGTGCACTCCTTGCGGATGGACGCCGACAGGCGATCCGGCGGGGCCGGGGGCTCCGGCCACTGCAGCTCGCTCAGGGCGTCGTCTCGAGGCAGGTCGCTCATGGGTTTCGGTTGAAGGCCTCGAGCTCTCGCCGGAGGTGGTTGTAGCCGCGGTGGACGCGGAGTTTGACGGCCGTGGGCGTGGTTCCAAGCACTTCCGCGGCTTCCGCCACGGACAGGCCGGTGATCTTCGTGAGCTGGATGGCCTCCCGGTAGGCTTCCGGCATGGCGTCCAAGGCGCGCTCGAGGGCCGCGGAGACGTCCGTGGGCACTCCGGAGCTCTCGCTCTCCGGCTCCGGCAGGTTTCCGTCGCGACTCAAGTCCTCGCTGCGACTCTTTGCGGCGCGCCGTTCGTCGTAGAAGGAGCGGCGCGCGATGGCCAGGATCCAGGGCAACAGCGGGGCGCCCCGTAGATAGCTAGCGCGGGCGCGATGCACCTTCGTGAAGGTGATCTGCAGCAGGTCTTCGGCTCGTTCCCGATGTCGCGTGAGGCGCAGTAGGTAGCCGTAGAGCTTGGGTGCGACGAGGGGGTACAGCTCGTCGAAAGCGCGGGCGTCGCCGTCAACGTAGCGCTCCATCAGGGCCTCGAGGCTCGGGCTGGAAGAGCTATCGGAGGCCACGGCCGGTACGGTAAAGGGCAGCCCGCCGCCGGCGCTAGCACCCACGCCGACCTCGGCGGGGGTTAGCCAGAGCGCCAGGTCCACCCCCCAACCTACGCAGGTCGGGGGGCGGGGGTTTCGGCGGGCTGGTTCGGCCTCAGATCAGGGACTTCAGGTCCAGCATTTCCTCGACATCGGGCATGATCACGAGCTCGACGCGGCGGTTTTGCTGGCGGCCTTCGGGGGTGTCGTTGGACGCCACGGGGTCCGTGTCTCCGTAGCCCGCAGCGTGCAGCCGGATCGGGTCCAGGCCACCGCCACCGCCCTTGGCGTCGATGGGATTGACCAGGAACAGCAGCACCTGGCGGGCGCGCATCACCGACAGGCCCCAGTTGTCGCCGAAACGGCCGCCCTTGAGGGGCTTGTTATCCGTGTGCCCGGCGATCTGGTAGTAGCGCTGCGACAGCTGCTTGTCGTTGCGGATGACCTCCGCCACCGCCGCCAGCACGTCCTTGCCTTCCTTCTTGAGGTCGTCCTTGCCGGAGGCGAAGAGCACGTCTCCAGGCAGGCGAATGACCATGCGATTGCGGCGAATTTCGACCTTGAGGCCGAGGTTCGTGAGCTTCTGGAGCTTGTTGCGCAGGAGCTCGAAGCGGGCCTTGATGCGCTCGAGGGCCGCGGCGCGCTGCTTGTACTCCTCCAGAGCGGTCTTCAGCTGCTCGAGGTTCGCCGCCAGCTGCTCCTTCTCGGTGCCGGTCTGCTGCAGCTGCTGATTGAGGGTATCCAGATTGACGCCCATCTTCTTGAGCTCGTCCGTCAGGTTCTTGATCCGCTCCTTCGCGTCCGCCAGCTCCTGACGGGTTTGAGCGTGGGCCGCGGTCTCGGCGTCGTACTTCTGGTTGAGCTTGTTGTACTTATCGAGCTGGGCTTGCCACTCGTCCTCCGAGTAGCCGCAGCCGGCTACGGTGAACACGGCAAGAAGCAGGGCGATCAAGCGCTTGGTCACTGCGAATTCCTCCCGGGGTGAAAGTCCCCAGCGTGATTTCAGGACCTCGGAACTTCGCGGAGCGAGGCCGGGGAGTCAAGTCCGTGAGCCCCGCCATTTCTGCCACAAAAGTCGTCGCGGGACGACTCGGCGGAGTCGCCCCGCGACGGGGGTGCTTGCTTGGGATGCGTTTGAAGCTAAGCGGTATCCGAGCGCGCCGAGAGTGTTCCCGGCGCGTACAGAATCAGTTCGGTGCCCAGTCGATCCAGGCGCCGGTCATCCAGTCGTCGTTCGCGTCCTTGAACGCACCGACGTAGGTGGCGCTGGTGTCGAAGCCGGCGGGCGGCGTGGCACCGGCGATCTCGGTGGCGGGCTGGGGCTTGGGGATCGCCGCGAAGCAATCCGACAGCGCCGGATCCGTCTCCGAGTTGTTCTTGCCGGCGGTGTTGAACCAAGCGATCTCGTCGAAAGCGCCGTCGTCGTCCGCCTGGGTGTCGGTGTTGGAGCCGTCCTCGGCGTAGGCGACGTTGGCCGGGCTGTTGCCGAAGAACACCGAGCTCATCATGTCCACGCTGGTCGGGGGCACGTCGCGGAAGTCCACGCCGCCCTCGAAGCCGGTGAGGATCACGTTGCCGAAGGTGCCGGTGAAGCCGCGACGGAACACCGCGCCGTACTGCTGGTTCGGGATGTCCTTGTTCACGCCGCACAGAGTGGCGTTGTAGATCGTCGGGTTGCTGACCGGCGCGACCGTGGGGTTGGTCTTGTCGTTGTCCATCTCGAAGCCATTGGGGTCGTCCGAGATGGGCGTCCGCTGGATGCCGAAGATGAACTGCAGCTTGCCCTGGAAGCCCTGGTCGCCGTCGAACATGTCGTCGCCGCCGTTGTTGCACACCAGGTAGGTGGCGCTGACGGTGCCGCCGAAGAACTCGAAGCAATCGTCCAGGGTGTTGGAGACCATGATGTGGTCGATCTGGGTACCGGAGCCGACGCTACCGAAGGTGAGGCCGTTGATCTCGTTGCCGTCACCGATTTCCACGCCGGAGTACTCGATGCGCACGTAGCTCATCTTGCCGGAGCTGTCGGCCGGCTCGGTGCCGCCGTAGGCCTCGTTGGTGGTGAGACCCTCGATGCTCGGGAAATCCGCCTCGTTGTTGGGCGCCTTGCCGAGCAGGATGATGCCGCCCCAGTCGCCGGCGGAACGGGAGCCCGCGGGCAGAGCGCTGGTGAACAGGATGGGCTCGTCCTTGGTGCCCACGGCGTCGATCTTGCCGCC
This region of Polyangiaceae bacterium genomic DNA includes:
- a CDS encoding TlpA family protein disulfide reductase, with product MAGTVRERREEGSGRFLRYALLLVLALGAALFISRGRSGPKTGTQAEAFDLPVVAGNRERFRLADQKGTPVVVEVFASWCGVCRRTAPMLSDAARAPRKNPVRFIGVSVDQDAIAAKSAKDQWNLAYDVALDDGRFSKAYGITVLPTLILIDGEGRVRHVSAGAPRSSELEDWLEDVGAARL
- a CDS encoding DUF1109 family protein, translated to MSDLPRDDALSELQWPEPPAPPDRLSASIRKECTQNLKARRGLTATQRVLLSVLLSALVVGVLTYLSAGRSRPDGALRAALFGAAGWGLVQAAVLGVGLARPPGKRVSRSFRLIVAVAVPVLFLAYLALAASTRLPLGEFFHGHHAGGAVGCGLHALLFGAIAAGGTLFVWRGTDPLTPGLSGALAGLVGGLAGAAAIGVACPSGETWHLWIGHGVAVLLLVLAGFLVGRKWLAP
- a CDS encoding RNA polymerase sigma factor; translated protein: MDLALWLTPAEVGVGASAGGGLPFTVPAVASDSSSSPSLEALMERYVDGDARAFDELYPLVAPKLYGYLLRLTRHRERAEDLLQITFTKVHRARASYLRGAPLLPWILAIARRSFYDERRAAKSRSEDLSRDGNLPEPESESSGVPTDVSAALERALDAMPEAYREAIQLTKITGLSVAEAAEVLGTTPTAVKLRVHRGYNHLRRELEAFNRNP
- a CDS encoding OmpA family protein, producing MTKRLIALLLAVFTVAGCGYSEDEWQAQLDKYNKLNQKYDAETAAHAQTRQELADAKERIKNLTDELKKMGVNLDTLNQQLQQTGTEKEQLAANLEQLKTALEEYKQRAAALERIKARFELLRNKLQKLTNLGLKVEIRRNRMVIRLPGDVLFASGKDDLKKEGKDVLAAVAEVIRNDKQLSQRYYQIAGHTDNKPLKGGRFGDNWGLSVMRARQVLLFLVNPIDAKGGGGGLDPIRLHAAGYGDTDPVASNDTPEGRQQNRRVELVIMPDVEEMLDLKSLI